From a region of the Luteibaculum oceani genome:
- a CDS encoding cysteine dioxygenase, which translates to MNKIKSLADLVRELNSCSLDSSCYLDTLKRMELNTSELEQFYSWSEDNYTRNSVYENELFELIVVCFEKGQKSPIHDYHSNEAWITVLSGKMREEKFRLHPQVKKLEKLSSVNLLPGDFTFISGQVGIHRYYNVYETRSVCLCLYSKPVKTWRVYDESTSEFKLVDTWYNQRPESYLEPIKL; encoded by the coding sequence ATGAATAAAATTAAATCATTAGCAGACCTAGTTAGGGAACTGAATTCATGTAGTCTTGATAGCAGTTGTTATCTGGATACATTGAAAAGAATGGAGTTAAATACATCGGAACTGGAGCAGTTTTATAGTTGGAGTGAAGATAATTATACCCGAAATAGCGTTTATGAAAACGAGTTGTTTGAATTAATTGTGGTTTGTTTTGAAAAGGGGCAAAAGTCTCCAATCCACGATTATCATTCAAACGAGGCATGGATAACAGTTCTTTCTGGTAAGATGAGGGAGGAAAAGTTTCGACTCCACCCTCAGGTCAAAAAATTGGAAAAATTAAGTTCGGTAAATCTACTTCCAGGAGATTTCACTTTCATTAGTGGACAGGTAGGTATCCATCGGTATTACAATGTTTATGAAACAAGGTCTGTTTGTCTTTGCCTATATTCGAAACCTGTTAAAACTTGGCGTGTGTACGACGAAAGTACTAGTGAGTTCAAATTAGTTGATACGTGGTATAATCAACGGCCTGAATCGTACTTAGAACCGATAAAATTGTAA
- a CDS encoding M1 family aminopeptidase, which produces MKFIGIFLFALFLSIFYVGKAQVQPESYCSHLMDSDFTQGRSIHKSNHGNYTISKVLAHLKTDVYTGYLDATVTLSIKAKKSGNLAFDLHNNNQVEYVLYDGDTVPFTHLADKLSLNKIISNNGNHQVTIKYEGNPSTLGSRSYQLQHHNGVPVLSTLSEPYGAKDWLPTLQQLNYKTDTLELNLTFLKEFKSAANGLLQSRVEDGQWATEKWVHYYPINFYLVAFSISNYEEYNYTLNLREGDLFFQNFVYPENIDFERKRIDTTAALMHYFDSLFTPYPYMNEKYGHAEWEWGGGMEHQTMSFMGSFSFDLIAHELAHQWFGNLVTCGSWQDIWINEGFATYLNALGHERFSNEEGFRAWLKLLKDNAMRKPQLSVFAYDTNNVSQLFDYSTTYAKGAFVLHMLRKRVGDDIFFEGLRNFLTNYKTKGFATTTDLQKEIENASNLDLNDFFQQWIYLPSYPVVNYGWDGTNNQILLSLTQRSKIDDGTIFNLHIPVKLKGTERDTTIVVNLVQSEQKFLLSADFLIDDVDIDPENEVLMETKLVGAPSLYSSNFIDVLPNPAHSKLVVLSRSRSYLIENLGLFKMDGEQVLSMDYPNAQRFVEIDLNDFSPGVYILRTWYKGTERNARVIIK; this is translated from the coding sequence ATGAAATTTATCGGGATATTTCTCTTTGCCCTCTTTCTGTCTATTTTCTATGTTGGTAAAGCCCAAGTGCAGCCCGAATCGTACTGTAGCCATTTAATGGACTCTGATTTTACCCAAGGGCGTTCAATACATAAATCTAACCACGGAAACTACACCATTTCTAAAGTGCTGGCCCATTTAAAAACGGATGTATACACCGGCTACCTTGATGCCACTGTAACCCTTTCCATAAAAGCGAAAAAATCGGGCAATTTGGCTTTCGATTTACACAACAATAACCAAGTTGAGTATGTTCTCTATGACGGTGATACTGTGCCCTTTACCCACCTAGCCGACAAATTGTCCCTAAACAAAATCATATCAAATAATGGAAACCACCAGGTTACTATTAAATATGAAGGAAACCCAAGCACATTAGGGAGCCGATCTTACCAACTGCAACATCACAATGGCGTACCCGTTTTATCCACCCTTTCTGAACCATATGGCGCAAAGGATTGGTTGCCGACCCTACAGCAACTGAACTACAAAACCGATACTTTAGAACTGAATCTAACCTTTCTAAAAGAGTTTAAAAGTGCTGCCAACGGCTTGTTACAAAGCCGGGTGGAAGATGGGCAATGGGCCACTGAAAAGTGGGTCCATTATTATCCCATCAATTTTTATTTAGTCGCTTTTTCCATTTCAAATTATGAGGAATACAATTACACCCTAAATCTTAGGGAAGGTGACTTGTTCTTTCAAAATTTTGTTTACCCAGAAAACATAGACTTTGAGCGCAAACGAATTGATACTACAGCTGCTTTAATGCATTATTTCGATTCCCTGTTTACTCCATATCCATACATGAATGAAAAATATGGACATGCCGAATGGGAATGGGGAGGAGGAATGGAGCATCAAACCATGAGCTTTATGGGCAGCTTCTCATTTGATTTAATTGCCCATGAGTTGGCACATCAATGGTTTGGAAACCTTGTAACCTGTGGATCTTGGCAAGACATTTGGATTAACGAAGGATTTGCCACTTACCTAAACGCCCTTGGGCACGAGCGTTTTTCGAATGAAGAAGGCTTTCGGGCTTGGTTAAAACTATTGAAGGACAACGCCATGCGAAAACCGCAACTTAGTGTTTTCGCCTACGATACCAACAACGTATCTCAACTTTTTGATTACTCCACCACATACGCTAAAGGCGCATTTGTTCTACATATGCTGCGAAAACGAGTTGGAGATGATATTTTCTTTGAAGGGTTGCGCAATTTTTTAACCAATTACAAAACCAAGGGGTTTGCAACAACCACAGATTTGCAAAAGGAGATTGAAAATGCATCCAATCTGGATTTAAATGATTTTTTCCAGCAATGGATTTACCTTCCTTCTTACCCTGTAGTAAACTATGGCTGGGATGGAACAAACAACCAAATACTACTAAGTCTTACCCAGCGATCTAAAATTGATGATGGTACTATTTTCAACTTACACATACCCGTAAAATTAAAGGGTACAGAACGCGACACTACCATCGTAGTTAACTTGGTGCAAAGCGAGCAAAAATTTTTGTTATCCGCAGATTTTTTAATCGATGATGTAGATATCGACCCAGAAAACGAGGTTTTAATGGAGACCAAACTAGTGGGTGCCCCTAGTTTATATTCATCAAACTTCATTGATGTGCTTCCCAATCCTGCCCACTCGAAATTAGTAGTACTAAGCAGATCTCGATCTTACTTAATTGAAAATCTGGGCCTATTTAAAATGGATGGAGAACAGGTGCTTAGCATGGATTATCCGAATGCACAGCGATTTGTTGAAATTGACTTAAACGATTTTTCTCCAGGTGTATATATCCTGAGAACTTGGTACAAAGGAACGGAACGAAATGCTCGTGTAATTATTAAATAA
- the ileS gene encoding isoleucine--tRNA ligase: MAKSFKEYDQLNLPKIADEVLAYWKSSNTFKKSERKDEDKTPFVFYEGPPSANGLPGIHHVLSRSIKDIFCRYKTLKGYSVNRKAGWDTHGLPVELGVEKELGITKEDIGSKITIDEYNEACKKAVMKYTDVWGDLTEKMGYWVDMDQPYITYKPKYMESVWWLLKQIYSKDLLYKGYTIQPYSPKAGTGLSSHELNQPGCYKNVKDSTIVAQFKLVDTDKIGFDNVHFLAWTTTPWTLPSNTALTVGPKIKYVLVDTYNQYTNENVKLILAEALVNKNFGKKYFDSESLDYNPEKDKKIPYKILKTFTGAELVGLKYEQLLPYALPYQNPEKAFRIIEGDFVTTEDGTGIVHTAPTFGADDARVAEKAGVPPMLILNENGNLVPLVDLRGKFVDQISDETFGLGGEYVKAEYLTEEELATEFEKQKEALKSIIPNLKNYLSVDERIGLKLKLEGKAFKIEKYEHSYPHCWRTDKPVLYYPLDSWFIKTTAVKDRLINLNKEINWKPESTGTGRFGNWLENLNDWNLSRSRFWGIPIPIWRSEDGKEIKCIGSVEELTQEIEKSIAAGVMKTNPFEGFVPNDFSEENYDKIDLHKHIVDEIVLVSDSGDKLFREKDLIDVWFDSGSMPYAQLHYPFENKDLVDQQKAFPADFIAEGVDQTRGWFFTLHVIGALCFDSVAYKNVVSNGLVLDKNGQKMSKRLGNAVDPFKTLSQYGPDATRWYMITNAQPWDNLKFDEEGIVEIQRKFFRALHNCYSFFALYANVDGFSKDETIVPLQNRPEIDRWIISKLNSLCKQVDAAFEAYEPTKAGRLIQEFVVNDLSNWYVRLCRKRFWRGDYTEDKIAAYQTLMHCLEVVAVLSSPIAPFYMDQLFRNLNPGAESVHLQDMPIAKAGEIDEDLEERMGLAQKICSIILSIRKQENIRVRQPLLKAMVPVMDNKVENQIKAVEDLILAEVNLKQLELIKDDSVFVKTIKPNFKKLGPIFGKQMKAAAGIISAFNQDAINALEKSGEATIEIEGANHKITTEDVEISTKDIPGWRVASEGGITVALDLEISEELKREGIARELVNRIQNFRKEKGLEVTDRIMVKIQEHGDLAAAVNANKDYICSEVLADELELVSQLNSETSMNIEIEEGFETRLELEKTN; the protein is encoded by the coding sequence ATGGCAAAGTCTTTCAAGGAATACGATCAACTTAATTTACCCAAAATAGCAGATGAGGTTTTAGCGTACTGGAAAAGCTCCAATACCTTTAAGAAATCTGAGCGCAAGGATGAGGACAAAACCCCATTTGTATTTTACGAGGGACCTCCATCCGCAAACGGTTTACCGGGAATTCACCATGTACTATCTCGTAGTATCAAAGACATTTTTTGCCGTTACAAAACCTTAAAAGGATATAGCGTAAATCGCAAAGCAGGTTGGGACACCCATGGTTTACCTGTGGAACTTGGGGTGGAAAAGGAATTGGGTATTACCAAGGAAGACATTGGTAGTAAAATTACCATAGACGAATACAACGAAGCCTGTAAAAAGGCCGTAATGAAATACACGGACGTTTGGGGCGACCTAACCGAAAAAATGGGGTATTGGGTAGATATGGATCAGCCATACATAACCTACAAGCCCAAATACATGGAGTCGGTTTGGTGGTTATTGAAACAAATTTATTCTAAAGACCTTCTTTACAAAGGCTATACAATTCAGCCTTACTCCCCTAAAGCGGGAACCGGATTAAGTTCTCATGAGCTTAACCAACCTGGATGTTACAAAAACGTAAAGGACTCTACTATTGTAGCCCAGTTTAAGTTGGTAGACACCGATAAGATTGGGTTTGATAATGTTCATTTTCTAGCCTGGACGACAACTCCTTGGACGCTGCCATCGAATACCGCATTAACGGTAGGACCGAAAATTAAATACGTATTGGTGGACACCTACAACCAATACACCAACGAAAACGTAAAGCTAATTCTTGCCGAAGCGCTGGTAAACAAGAACTTTGGGAAAAAGTATTTCGATAGTGAAAGCTTGGATTACAATCCAGAAAAGGACAAAAAAATCCCGTACAAAATTCTTAAAACCTTTACTGGTGCGGAGTTAGTTGGATTAAAATACGAGCAATTACTTCCCTACGCCCTTCCCTACCAAAATCCTGAAAAAGCTTTTAGAATAATAGAAGGAGACTTTGTTACTACCGAAGATGGTACGGGTATTGTTCATACCGCGCCAACCTTTGGTGCCGACGATGCTCGTGTTGCTGAAAAAGCTGGGGTTCCGCCAATGTTAATTCTTAACGAAAACGGAAATCTAGTTCCGCTGGTGGACCTTAGAGGAAAATTTGTTGACCAAATTTCTGATGAAACCTTTGGTTTAGGAGGTGAATACGTTAAAGCTGAATACCTAACAGAAGAGGAGTTAGCCACCGAATTTGAAAAGCAGAAGGAAGCTCTTAAATCGATAATCCCCAACCTTAAGAATTACCTTTCGGTTGATGAAAGAATTGGCCTAAAACTAAAATTAGAAGGCAAGGCCTTTAAAATTGAAAAGTACGAACATAGTTACCCTCATTGCTGGAGAACAGATAAGCCCGTACTGTACTATCCTCTAGATTCTTGGTTCATAAAAACTACTGCTGTAAAAGACCGGTTAATTAACCTTAATAAGGAAATAAACTGGAAGCCTGAAAGCACAGGAACTGGTCGTTTTGGAAACTGGTTAGAGAATCTAAATGATTGGAATTTATCCAGAAGTAGATTTTGGGGAATTCCTATCCCTATTTGGAGATCTGAAGACGGCAAGGAAATCAAATGTATTGGGTCTGTAGAGGAGCTTACTCAGGAAATAGAGAAGTCTATTGCGGCAGGAGTAATGAAAACGAACCCGTTTGAAGGATTTGTACCAAACGACTTTTCAGAGGAGAACTACGACAAGATAGACCTACATAAGCACATTGTAGACGAAATCGTATTGGTTTCGGATTCAGGTGATAAGCTGTTTAGAGAAAAGGATTTGATAGATGTTTGGTTCGACTCAGGATCTATGCCTTATGCCCAACTGCATTATCCATTTGAAAACAAGGACTTGGTTGACCAACAAAAGGCATTTCCTGCAGATTTTATAGCGGAAGGAGTAGATCAAACAAGAGGTTGGTTTTTTACCCTGCATGTAATTGGTGCCTTGTGTTTTGACTCGGTAGCATATAAAAACGTTGTTTCCAATGGGCTTGTACTGGACAAAAACGGACAAAAAATGTCCAAGCGTCTTGGCAATGCAGTAGACCCGTTTAAAACGTTATCTCAATATGGGCCTGACGCCACCCGCTGGTATATGATTACCAATGCTCAGCCTTGGGATAACTTAAAGTTTGACGAAGAAGGTATCGTTGAGATTCAAAGGAAATTCTTTAGAGCACTGCACAATTGTTATTCCTTTTTTGCACTATATGCCAACGTAGATGGATTTTCTAAGGATGAAACAATAGTTCCACTTCAGAATCGTCCAGAAATAGATAGATGGATTATCTCCAAACTTAATAGCCTTTGCAAACAAGTAGATGCTGCGTTTGAAGCTTATGAGCCTACCAAAGCAGGAAGGTTAATCCAAGAGTTTGTGGTAAATGATCTAAGTAACTGGTATGTTCGCCTTTGCAGAAAACGTTTTTGGAGAGGAGATTACACCGAGGATAAGATAGCAGCTTACCAAACCCTAATGCACTGTTTAGAGGTGGTAGCTGTACTTTCTAGTCCTATTGCACCATTTTACATGGACCAATTATTTAGAAACCTCAACCCCGGTGCAGAGTCGGTACACCTTCAGGATATGCCGATTGCAAAAGCGGGAGAAATAGATGAGGATTTAGAAGAGAGAATGGGTCTAGCTCAGAAAATCTGTTCTATCATCCTGTCCATCCGAAAACAAGAAAATATTAGGGTTAGACAGCCGCTATTAAAGGCTATGGTTCCAGTAATGGACAACAAGGTGGAAAACCAAATAAAGGCGGTTGAGGACCTTATTTTGGCCGAAGTAAACCTTAAACAACTTGAGTTAATTAAGGATGATTCGGTTTTTGTTAAAACCATAAAGCCCAACTTCAAAAAATTGGGGCCCATCTTCGGAAAACAAATGAAAGCCGCCGCGGGTATTATAAGCGCTTTCAATCAGGATGCCATTAACGCTCTAGAAAAAAGTGGGGAAGCTACTATTGAAATAGAGGGAGCAAATCATAAAATCACCACCGAAGACGTTGAAATATCTACTAAGGATATCCCTGGTTGGAGAGTAGCTTCGGAGGGTGGAATTACTGTTGCCTTGGATTTAGAAATTTCGGAGGAATTAAAGCGCGAGGGAATAGCAAGAGAACTCGTAAATAGAATACAAAATTTTAGAAAGGAAAAAGGCTTAGAAGTAACCGACCGAATTATGGTTAAAATCCAAGAACACGGAGACTTAGCAGCGGCGGTTAATGCCAATAAAGACTACATTTGCAGCGAAGTTTTGGCTGATGAATTAGAGCTTGTAAGCCAGCTTAATTCTGAAACTTCGATGAACATTGAGATTGAAGAAGGCTTTGAAACTCGTTTAGAATTAGAAAAAACCAATTAG
- a CDS encoding TraR/DksA family transcriptional regulator — translation MAELVRYSDEELSEFKELILKKLEEAKIDLKLLKEQLSNNNNGTDDTSPSFKMMEDGSDSLSREEMAQLAVRQEKFIKNLNAALIRIENKTYGICRATGKLIRKERLRLVPHATLSIDAKNNMQGN, via the coding sequence ATGGCTGAATTAGTAAGATATTCCGACGAAGAGTTATCAGAATTCAAGGAGCTAATCCTTAAAAAATTAGAAGAAGCTAAAATTGATCTAAAGCTTCTAAAGGAACAGCTATCCAACAATAATAATGGAACCGACGACACTTCTCCATCTTTTAAAATGATGGAAGACGGTTCGGACAGCCTTAGTCGTGAAGAGATGGCTCAATTAGCAGTTCGCCAAGAGAAGTTTATTAAAAACTTAAACGCGGCACTAATAAGAATTGAAAACAAAACGTACGGAATATGCCGTGCTACCGGTAAATTAATCCGTAAAGAAAGATTGAGATTGGTGCCCCACGCCACCTTAAGCATAGATGCTAAAAACAATATGCAGGGTAACTAG
- a CDS encoding lipoprotein signal peptidase, whose protein sequence is MRLSIIIISAVLLVDQISKFWIKLSMHYGESISVFGDWFYIHFIENPGMAFGLAFGGTIGKVLLTLFRFAAIIAIGYYLFKKAIKLPSKGFIIAISLIFAGALGNLIDSLFYGVIFSASSPYNVAEFLPEAGGYGKFLQGKVVDMLYFPIVEGHWPNWVPFVGGDYMVFFRPIFNIADTAISVGVGMLILFQKKYLTTN, encoded by the coding sequence GTGAGATTATCTATCATAATAATTTCAGCTGTATTACTTGTTGACCAGATTTCGAAATTCTGGATCAAACTAAGTATGCATTACGGGGAGAGCATCTCTGTATTTGGTGATTGGTTTTACATCCATTTTATCGAAAATCCTGGAATGGCATTTGGATTGGCATTTGGGGGTACTATTGGAAAAGTACTCCTAACGCTATTCCGCTTTGCCGCTATCATTGCTATTGGATATTACCTATTTAAAAAGGCCATTAAACTACCAAGCAAAGGCTTTATTATAGCCATATCCCTAATTTTTGCAGGGGCCTTAGGAAATTTGATTGACAGCCTATTTTATGGTGTAATATTCTCGGCATCATCGCCCTACAACGTTGCCGAATTTCTCCCTGAAGCAGGGGGGTATGGAAAATTTCTTCAGGGAAAGGTTGTTGATATGCTTTATTTCCCAATTGTGGAAGGCCATTGGCCAAATTGGGTTCCCTTTGTAGGTGGGGATTACATGGTATTCTTCAGACCTATATTTAACATCGCCGACACCGCTATCTCTGTTGGCGTCGGGATGCTAATATTATTTCAGAAAAAATATCTAACTACGAATTAA
- a CDS encoding aspartate-semialdehyde dehydrogenase — protein MKIAVVGATGMVGCEMVKVLEEFKIPVTELIPVASESSFGKKVEFKGKSYSVIGIEQALSLKPDIALFSAGGALSQQWAPRFAEMGVTVIDNSSAWRMDPNVKLVVPEINGSTLTKSDKIIANPNCSTIQLVMVLSPIHREFGVNRVVISTYQSVTGTGVKAVQQLEREERGEKGDMVYPYAIHRNCIPHCDVFMENGYTKEEMKLVNETVKILGDEQVRVTATAVRVPVVGGHSESVNISVDKAFEIPAVRKLLAETKGVQVQDNTEVNAYPTPNAAQGKNDVFVGRIRRDFTTDNTLNLWIVADNLRKGAATNAVQIAQHLIENKLV, from the coding sequence ATGAAAATAGCGGTAGTTGGAGCCACCGGAATGGTGGGATGTGAGATGGTTAAAGTTCTAGAGGAGTTTAAAATTCCTGTTACTGAGTTAATCCCAGTGGCATCGGAAAGCTCTTTTGGAAAAAAGGTAGAGTTTAAGGGTAAATCCTACTCAGTTATAGGAATAGAGCAAGCTCTTTCATTAAAGCCAGACATAGCCTTGTTTAGTGCTGGTGGAGCTTTGTCGCAGCAATGGGCGCCAAGATTTGCAGAAATGGGAGTTACGGTAATTGATAACTCTTCTGCTTGGAGAATGGACCCCAATGTTAAATTAGTGGTTCCAGAAATTAACGGATCAACGCTTACCAAAAGCGATAAAATTATTGCCAATCCAAACTGTTCAACTATTCAGCTGGTAATGGTATTAAGCCCAATTCACAGGGAATTTGGTGTAAATAGAGTTGTAATCTCTACCTACCAGTCGGTAACAGGTACAGGTGTAAAAGCCGTTCAGCAATTAGAAAGAGAAGAGCGCGGTGAAAAAGGGGACATGGTATATCCTTATGCAATTCACCGTAACTGTATTCCTCACTGCGATGTTTTTATGGAAAATGGATACACCAAAGAGGAAATGAAATTGGTGAACGAAACTGTAAAAATCCTTGGAGACGAACAGGTTAGGGTAACTGCAACAGCAGTTCGTGTGCCAGTTGTTGGAGGTCACTCCGAAAGCGTGAACATATCAGTTGACAAAGCCTTTGAAATTCCTGCAGTGCGCAAATTATTGGCGGAAACTAAAGGAGTTCAGGTACAGGATAATACTGAGGTAAACGCATATCCTACGCCAAATGCAGCTCAGGGTAAAAACGATGTGTTTGTAGGAAGAATAAGAAGAGACTTTACTACCGACAATACATTAAACCTTTGGATTGTAGCAGATAACCTTAGAAAAGGAGCGGCAACCAACGCAGTGCAAATTGCACAACATCTAATCGAGAATAAACTCGTTTAA